Proteins found in one Prochlorothrix hollandica PCC 9006 = CALU 1027 genomic segment:
- the argZ gene encoding bifunctional arginine dihydrolase/ornithine cyclodeaminase: MGTPIRILMCPPDHYEVDYVINPWMEGNVHKSSHDRAKEQWHQLHAVIKDHVDVELVSPQKGWPDMVFTANAGLVLGDTVVLSRFYHEERQGEEPHFKAWFEAQGFTVHELPKDLPFEGAGDALLDREGRWLWAGYGFRSELDSHAYLAEWLDIEVLSLHLVDQRFYHLDTCFCPLAGGYLLYYPPAFDAYSNRLIEMRVPAEKRIVVGDADADVFACNAVNLDQIVIMNRASDDLKERLAAVGFQVQETPLTEFLKAGGAAKCLTLRITEPVREDVHAQVGVQNRVIHLQGHLLDSGLINRALDVITEGGGSFQVLNFDLGAQRQSTSKAEIRVSAPSLEIMNEIMGQLIDLGSIDPPEDLSDAILVPVQQTGVAPDDFYVSTIYPTEVRVKGDWIRLQGQRMDGTIAVTQSPTGPVAHCKLIRDLAVGDSVAVGSAGIRTVRKVADRDRAKSEEFTFMGSGVSSERKVELVVERIAWDLRQIRDRGGKVVVVAGPVVIHTGGSQHLAELIRQGYVQALLGGNAIAVHDIEQAMLGTSLGVDMKQGVSVRGGHRHHLRAINTVRSHGNIANTVNAGVIQSGIFYECVHHHVPFSLAGSIRDDGPLPDTKMDLIAAQEDYSRLLQGADMILMLSSMLHSIGVGNMTPAGVKLVCVDINPAVVTKLSDRGSVESVGVVTDVGLFLSLLVQQLQTLTTPYQTKGAH; encoded by the coding sequence ATGGGTACACCTATTCGGATTCTCATGTGTCCACCCGATCACTACGAAGTGGACTATGTTATCAACCCTTGGATGGAAGGGAATGTTCACAAGTCATCCCACGATCGCGCCAAGGAACAGTGGCATCAACTCCACGCCGTGATCAAAGACCATGTGGACGTTGAGCTGGTGTCACCCCAAAAAGGCTGGCCAGACATGGTTTTTACCGCCAATGCCGGTTTAGTGCTAGGGGATACCGTCGTTCTCAGCCGGTTTTACCACGAAGAGCGCCAAGGGGAAGAACCCCATTTTAAGGCTTGGTTTGAAGCCCAAGGTTTTACCGTCCATGAATTGCCTAAGGATCTGCCCTTTGAAGGGGCCGGGGATGCCCTCCTCGATCGCGAAGGTCGCTGGCTCTGGGCGGGCTATGGATTCCGATCGGAACTGGACTCCCACGCCTACCTGGCCGAGTGGCTCGACATTGAAGTATTGTCCCTGCATCTGGTGGATCAGCGCTTCTATCACCTGGACACCTGCTTCTGTCCCCTGGCCGGGGGCTACCTGTTGTATTACCCCCCCGCCTTTGATGCCTACTCCAATCGCTTGATCGAAATGCGGGTACCCGCCGAGAAGCGCATTGTGGTGGGGGATGCCGATGCCGATGTCTTCGCCTGCAACGCCGTCAACTTGGATCAGATCGTGATCATGAACCGGGCCAGCGATGACCTCAAAGAGAGATTGGCCGCTGTGGGTTTCCAGGTTCAGGAAACTCCCCTGACGGAGTTCCTCAAGGCTGGCGGTGCGGCTAAATGCCTGACCCTGCGCATTACGGAACCCGTGCGGGAAGATGTCCATGCCCAGGTGGGAGTCCAGAACCGGGTGATCCATCTCCAGGGCCACCTGCTGGATTCCGGCCTGATCAACCGGGCACTGGATGTCATCACCGAAGGGGGCGGTAGCTTCCAGGTGCTCAACTTTGATTTGGGTGCCCAGCGCCAAAGCACCTCCAAGGCGGAAATCCGGGTGTCGGCTCCGTCCTTGGAAATCATGAACGAAATCATGGGGCAGTTGATTGATTTGGGGTCCATTGATCCCCCCGAAGATCTCAGCGATGCCATTCTGGTGCCGGTTCAACAAACCGGGGTCGCCCCCGATGACTTTTATGTTAGTACCATTTACCCCACGGAAGTCCGGGTTAAGGGGGACTGGATCCGCCTCCAGGGTCAGCGCATGGATGGGACGATCGCCGTCACCCAAAGCCCCACGGGTCCCGTGGCTCACTGTAAATTAATCCGGGATTTGGCGGTGGGGGACTCCGTGGCCGTGGGTAGCGCGGGCATTCGCACCGTGCGCAAGGTGGCCGATCGCGATCGCGCCAAATCCGAAGAATTCACCTTTATGGGATCTGGGGTCTCCAGTGAGCGCAAGGTGGAATTGGTGGTGGAGCGCATCGCCTGGGATCTGCGGCAAATCCGCGATCGGGGCGGCAAAGTGGTGGTGGTGGCTGGTCCCGTGGTCATCCACACCGGCGGTAGCCAACATCTGGCAGAACTGATCCGCCAAGGTTATGTGCAGGCGCTGTTGGGGGGCAATGCCATTGCTGTCCACGACATCGAACAAGCCATGCTGGGCACCTCCCTGGGGGTGGATATGAAACAGGGGGTGAGTGTGCGGGGCGGTCATCGCCACCACCTGCGGGCCATCAACACGGTGCGGAGCCACGGCAACATTGCCAACACCGTCAACGCTGGGGTGATCCAAAGCGGTATTTTCTACGAATGCGTGCATCACCATGTCCCGTTTTCCCTAGCCGGTTCCATCCGCGATGATGGGCCACTGCCGGATACCAAAATGGACCTGATCGCAGCCCAGGAAGATTACAGCCGCCTGCTCCAGGGGGCTGACATGATCCTGATGTTGTCGTCCATGCTGCACTCGATCGGGGTGGGTAATATGACTCCGGCGGGGGTGAAGCTGGTGTGTGTGGACATTAACCCGGCGGTGGTGACCAAGCTCAGCGATCGCGGTTCGGTGGAATCGGTGGGGGTGGTGACGGATGTGGGGCTGTTCCTCAGTCTGTTGGTGCAACAGTTGCAAACCCTGACGACTCCCTATCAGACGAAAGGCGCTCACTAG